In Musa acuminata AAA Group cultivar baxijiao chromosome BXJ3-9, Cavendish_Baxijiao_AAA, whole genome shotgun sequence, a single genomic region encodes these proteins:
- the LOC135648724 gene encoding ubiquitin carboxyl-terminal hydrolase 27-like, with product MALQERNIGSLYLPWMTGGNDSSEIIYVAGLKNLGNNCFLNVILQALASCSCFVSFLRNLLVMDVESIEEYMPLLVTLTTLLEDLCIIHDERTILDPRKVMLALSFYVSSFKLTRQQDAAEAFLHLLCSVEEEVLQCYAPHSSSLAEITGLPSRIHKPKSKSHTDYEQWRRYIYGPFDGTVGSILTCRSCSSMLSVDIEHFRSLSLSPALDGNADIMEVCSIIDCLERFTALEHLENFRCGRCWHIGALKYLSVSADKDEEKIDKLSHCVNLDCCDCKSLFHQEEIKWTGFSCALKQLCLTRCPKILCIHLQRASMNDNGDLIKLQGHISFPFILDLFPFMKAGKILAEEFPVQCTRSNVQRQQQPLDPRLIQINMQYKKQFLGHVYGTGRENLLNGFPINSFQRSSNELKSDDSSAETIIEDKVEVAEVQAREVSSSCSSASFMYLLTSVVEHYGRSGSGHYAAYRRVTSKSGAGNSMGTQVTEQSQWFYVSDHEISDVSEESVLSAEASLLFYERIDGDFNTVT from the exons GCACTTGCCAGCTGTAGCTGCTTTGTTTCCTTTCTTCGAAATTTATTGGTTATGGATGTTGAATCAATTGAAGAATATATGCCGCTTCTTGTTACTTTGACAACATTGTTAGAAG ATCTATGTATTATTCATGATGAAAGGACTATTTTGGATCCACGAAAAGTGATGCTCGCCTTGAGCTTTTATGTTAGCAGTTTCAAGTTAACTAGACAACAG GATGCTGCAGAAGCATTTCTTCATCTTTTATGTTCTGTGGAAGAAGAAGTTTTGCAGTGTTATGCACCACATAGCAGTTCTCTAGCGGAAATCACTGGTCTTCCTTCTAGGATACATAAGCCAAAGAGCAAAAGCCATACAGACTATGAGCAATGGAGAAGGTATATTTATGGACCATTTGATGGAACAGTTGGAAGCATATTAACTTGTAGAAGCTGTTCATCCATG CTTTCAGTGGATATTGAGCATTTCCGCTCATTATCCCTCTCACCTGCGCTGGATGGAAATGCAGATATT ATGGAGGTTTGCAGCATTATAGATTGCCTTGAGAGGTTCACTGCATTAGAACATCTGGAGAATTTCCGCTGTGGTCGCTGTTGGCATATTGGTGCTTTAAAGTACTTGTCCGTCAGTGCAGATAAGGATGAG GAAAAAATTGACAAGCTTAGCCACTGTGTCAATCTGGACTGTTGTGATTGCAAAAGTCTATTTCATCAAGAGGAAATAAAATGGACTGGGTTTTCTTGTGCTTTAAAGCAACTATGTCTCACTCGATGTCCCAAG ATTTTGTGCATTCATCTGCAACGTGCTTCAATGAATGACAATGGTGATCTCATCAAACTTCAG GGACATATCTCCTTTCCTTTCATTCTGGACCTCTTTCCATTTATGAAAGCCGGGAAAATTTTGGCAGAAGAATTCCCAGTGCAATGTACTCGGAGTAATGTACAGAGGCAGCAGCAGCCACTAGATCCTCGACTGATCCAAATAAATATGCAATATAAAAAACAATTTCTAGGACATGTCTATGGAACTGGGAGAGAAAATCTGTTGAATGGTTTTCCAATAAACAGTTTTCAGAGATCAAGCAATGAATTGAAATCAGATGACTCATCTGCTGAGACTATTATTGAGGACAAAGTCGAAGTTGCAGAG GTGCAGGCTCGTGAAGTTAGTAGCTCATGCTCCTCAGCGAGTTTCATGTATCTCCTTACTTCTGTTGTTGAGCACTATGGAAGATCAGGAAGTGGTCATTATGCAGCATATAGGAGAGTAACAAGTAAATCAGGTGCTGGCAATTCAATGGGCACACAAGTAACTGAACAAAGCCAATGGTTCTATGTCTCTGATCATGAAATATCAGATGTCTCGGAAGAATCTGTTTTGTCTGCAGAAGCCAGCCTACTTTTCTATGAAAGAATtgatggagactttaatactgttacaTAA